From one Sphingomonas xanthus genomic stretch:
- a CDS encoding LytR/AlgR family response regulator transcription factor: MTIRTILVDDEPLATQGLRLRLEAHDDVEVVATAANGREAIRAIKTYKPDLVFLDIQMPGFDGFSVIQGLMELEPPLFVFVTAYTEHALRAFEAQAIDYLEKPVLEDRLAATMERVRLRLSEKRGAEEVERLKEALAEHAPQAAEELADAQSDAPASSRFERMINIRDQGQIFRVDVDTIERIDAAGDYMCIQTGENTLILRETMKDLEKRLDPRRFQRVHRSTIVNLDQVRQVKPHTNGECFLVLDSGAQVKVSRSYRDVVARFVH, from the coding sequence ATGACCATCCGTACCATCCTCGTCGACGACGAGCCGCTGGCAACGCAGGGCCTCCGCCTGCGGCTTGAGGCACATGACGACGTGGAAGTCGTCGCAACCGCCGCCAATGGCCGCGAGGCAATCCGGGCAATCAAGACCTACAAGCCGGATCTCGTGTTCCTCGACATCCAGATGCCGGGGTTCGATGGCTTTTCGGTCATCCAGGGCCTCATGGAGCTCGAGCCGCCGCTCTTCGTGTTCGTCACTGCCTATACCGAGCATGCACTGCGGGCGTTCGAAGCGCAGGCGATCGACTATCTCGAAAAGCCGGTGCTTGAGGACCGGCTGGCGGCGACGATGGAGCGGGTGCGCCTGCGCTTGTCCGAGAAGCGCGGCGCCGAAGAGGTCGAGCGCCTGAAGGAAGCCCTAGCCGAACATGCCCCGCAGGCGGCCGAGGAATTGGCCGATGCACAGTCGGACGCCCCCGCCTCTTCCCGTTTCGAACGGATGATCAATATCCGGGACCAAGGACAGATATTCCGCGTCGACGTCGACACAATCGAGCGGATCGACGCGGCTGGCGACTATATGTGCATCCAGACTGGCGAGAATACGCTGATCCTGCGTGAAACGATGAAGGATCTTGAGAAGCGGCTCGACCCGCGCCGGTTCCAGCGCGTCCACCGGTCGACCATCGTCAATCTCGACCAGGTCCGGCAAGTCAAGCCGCACACCAATGGCGAATGTTTCCTCGTGCTGGACTCGGGTGCCCAGGTGAAGGTGTCGCGCAGCTACCGGGATGTCGTCGCGAGGTTTGTGCACTAA
- a CDS encoding sensor histidine kinase, giving the protein MDRATARQADMASNSVRALAEAAAQDRAARSRGKGPARPFLAGVGLDRPFFDDKNRAFWVLQSIGWSGYFFLRSISGLANNMGAMFLVHVLLLTATGYSLTLLMASLYRRLITMRAMWTVAISLATVALAAAAFSFIETWSYTTFLRPDARPARFEYLGAIILDFSILSAWSALYYGINYYLLLEDEIDQRSQLESQASSAQLAMLRYQLNPHFLFNTLNSISTLVLLKQTERANAMLSRLSSFLRYTLVNEPTAKVTLVQEVETLKLYLEIEKMRFEDRLRPHFKIDADTIGARLPSLLLQPLIENAIKYAVTPSENGADIWLTARREGRAVRIEVADSGPGDGSVPIDAQSTGVGLANIKDRLAQAYGPAHGYSTRQNEHGGFSVIIEIPLETDQKDFS; this is encoded by the coding sequence ATGGATCGGGCCACCGCCAGGCAAGCCGACATGGCGAGTAACAGCGTTCGGGCGTTGGCGGAGGCAGCCGCGCAGGATCGCGCCGCGCGGTCGCGCGGCAAGGGACCGGCGCGGCCGTTCCTTGCCGGGGTCGGGCTCGACCGCCCCTTCTTCGATGACAAGAATCGAGCTTTCTGGGTCCTGCAGTCGATCGGCTGGAGCGGCTATTTCTTCCTCCGCTCGATCTCCGGCCTCGCCAACAACATGGGGGCGATGTTCCTCGTCCATGTGCTGTTGCTGACTGCGACGGGCTATTCACTGACTCTGCTGATGGCATCGCTCTACCGGCGATTGATCACCATGCGCGCGATGTGGACGGTGGCGATCAGCCTCGCCACCGTCGCGCTGGCGGCGGCGGCCTTCTCGTTCATAGAAACATGGAGCTATACGACGTTCCTGCGTCCCGACGCGCGCCCCGCGCGGTTCGAATATCTGGGCGCGATCATCCTTGATTTCTCGATTCTTTCGGCTTGGTCGGCGCTTTACTACGGGATCAACTATTATCTGCTTCTCGAGGATGAGATCGATCAGCGCTCCCAGCTCGAAAGCCAGGCGTCGAGCGCGCAGCTGGCGATGCTCCGCTATCAGCTTAATCCGCATTTCCTGTTCAATACGCTAAACAGCATCTCGACCTTGGTGCTGCTGAAGCAGACCGAGCGGGCCAATGCGATGCTGTCGCGGCTGTCGTCCTTCCTGCGCTACACGCTGGTCAACGAACCGACCGCGAAGGTGACGCTGGTCCAGGAAGTCGAGACGCTGAAACTCTATCTCGAGATCGAGAAGATGCGGTTCGAGGACCGGCTTCGCCCGCATTTCAAGATCGATGCCGACACGATCGGCGCAAGGCTGCCGTCGCTCCTGCTCCAGCCGCTCATTGAGAACGCCATCAAATATGCCGTGACGCCATCGGAAAATGGGGCCGACATCTGGCTGACCGCGCGGCGCGAAGGGCGCGCGGTGCGCATCGAAGTGGCCGACAGCGGGCCAGGCGATGGATCGGTTCCGATCGATGCCCAGTCGACCGGCGTCGGCCTGGCGAACATTAAGGACCGTCTGGCGCAAGCTTATGGCCCGGCACATGGTTATTCCACGCGACAGAACGAACATGGGGGGTTCAGCGTTATTATCGAAATTCCGCTCGAAACCGATCAAAAGGACTTTTCATGA
- a CDS encoding HD domain-containing protein, with the protein MDMTAANATFKSMDEGTAEDWAAIQHHFMPFAAELPGRILKHLQLLEGDYGGFPVDRLEHSLQCATRAHRAGEREDYVVAALLHDIGDTLGTFNHPDIAAAILKPFVSEKLHWIVERHGIFQGYYFFHHIGRDRDMREAFRGHPHFADTARFCELYDQSAFDSSYDSAPLSFFEPMVQRLFERPINSIYKLDD; encoded by the coding sequence ATGGACATGACGGCGGCGAACGCGACCTTCAAGTCGATGGACGAGGGAACAGCCGAGGACTGGGCCGCGATCCAGCACCATTTCATGCCCTTCGCGGCCGAGCTTCCCGGGCGGATACTCAAGCATCTGCAGCTCCTCGAGGGCGATTATGGCGGCTTCCCCGTGGATCGGCTGGAACATAGTTTGCAATGCGCTACCCGAGCCCATCGCGCCGGCGAGCGCGAGGACTATGTCGTCGCCGCGCTGCTCCACGACATTGGCGACACCCTCGGCACGTTCAATCACCCGGATATTGCCGCCGCCATCCTGAAGCCCTTCGTCAGTGAGAAATTGCACTGGATCGTCGAGCGCCACGGAATCTTCCAGGGCTATTATTTCTTTCATCACATCGGCCGTGACCGCGACATGCGCGAGGCGTTCCGCGGGCATCCGCACTTCGCGGATACCGCCCGTTTCTGCGAGCTCTACGACCAGTCGGCGTTCGACAGCAGCTACGACAGCGCACCGCTGAGTTTCTTCGAACCGATGGTCCAGCGCCTGTTCGAACGGCCGATCAACAGCATCTACAAGCTCGATGACTGA
- a CDS encoding alpha/beta fold hydrolase translates to MTEAAFGQMRLSLSSGIEMNVALAGPDDAPPVILLHGFPESHRTWRALAPLLADRFRLIMPDQRGFGDSDRPQEVEAYATERLLADLFALADAFDLDHYALVGHDWGGAIAWAAAILGESRISRLAIINSPHPLLFQKSQIESAPQRAASQYIRAFRDPDFEKFVEGIGFETFFDKSFASHVDLGTIPPDERATYIAQWSRPGALSAMLNWYRASVIVVPPPGETADLPDFVTRGLPKISVPVRIVWGLDDKALLPIQLDGVGEVGEDIEIFPLPGVGHFAPWQAPDIVAAALAPFLAGD, encoded by the coding sequence ATGACTGAGGCCGCGTTCGGGCAGATGCGCCTGTCCTTGTCCAGCGGGATAGAAATGAACGTCGCGCTGGCCGGACCCGACGACGCTCCGCCGGTGATCCTGCTTCACGGCTTCCCGGAATCGCATCGCACCTGGCGCGCGCTGGCCCCGCTGCTGGCCGACCGGTTTCGACTGATCATGCCGGATCAGCGCGGTTTCGGCGACAGCGACCGGCCGCAGGAGGTCGAAGCTTATGCGACCGAGCGGCTGCTCGCTGACCTGTTCGCACTGGCGGACGCGTTCGATCTGGATCACTACGCGCTGGTCGGCCATGACTGGGGCGGCGCGATAGCCTGGGCTGCGGCGATCCTTGGCGAATCGCGCATCAGCCGTCTGGCGATTATCAATTCACCCCATCCCCTGCTGTTCCAGAAAAGCCAGATCGAGTCCGCCCCGCAGCGCGCCGCCTCCCAATATATCCGCGCCTTTCGCGATCCCGATTTCGAAAAGTTCGTTGAGGGTATCGGCTTCGAGACTTTTTTCGACAAAAGCTTCGCCAGCCACGTTGATCTCGGCACCATCCCACCCGACGAGCGGGCGACCTATATCGCCCAGTGGAGCCGACCGGGCGCGCTAAGCGCCATGCTCAACTGGTATCGTGCCTCGGTGATCGTCGTGCCGCCGCCAGGCGAGACCGCTGACCTCCCCGATTTCGTCACCCGCGGCCTCCCCAAAATCTCGGTCCCAGTCCGGATTGTCTGGGGCCTCGATGACAAGGCACTGCTCCCCATCCAGCTCGATGGGGTCGGCGAAGTTGGCGAGGATATCGAAATATTTCCATTGCCCGGCGTAGGCCATTTTGCGCCTTGGCAGGCGCCGGACATCGTCGCCGCGGCACTCGCCCCCTTCCTTGCCGGTGACTGA
- the nusB gene encoding transcription antitermination factor NusB, whose protein sequence is MTRSLSRSAARLAAVQALYQQDMEGTPAARLIHEFHDHRLGATIEGETYAEAEVSFFDDLVSGTLARREEVDALINERLAEGWSLERLDRPMKAILRVGAYELLARQDVPVASVISEYVDVADAFYDKREKGFVNGILDAIAKSARSA, encoded by the coding sequence ATGACTCGCTCCCTCTCCCGCTCCGCCGCCCGGCTCGCCGCCGTCCAGGCGCTTTACCAGCAGGATATGGAAGGCACGCCGGCAGCGCGACTGATCCATGAATTCCACGACCACCGGCTCGGGGCGACGATCGAGGGCGAGACCTATGCCGAGGCGGAAGTCAGCTTCTTCGATGATCTTGTCAGCGGCACGCTGGCGCGCCGCGAGGAGGTCGACGCGCTGATCAATGAGCGGCTCGCCGAGGGCTGGAGCCTCGAGCGGCTGGATCGGCCGATGAAAGCGATCCTTCGGGTCGGCGCCTATGAACTGCTTGCCCGCCAGGACGTCCCCGTAGCCAGCGTCATCAGTGAATATGTCGATGTCGCCGATGCCTTTTACGACAAGCGCGAAAAAGGCTTCGTCAATGGCATCCTCGACGCAATCGCGAAGTCGGCGCGGTCCGCCTGA
- the thiL gene encoding thiamine-phosphate kinase, giving the protein MNSGEKELIARLRRIATDPAARGLADDAAVMGSLVLTHDMIAEGVHFLPDDPPASVGWKLVTVNLSDLAGKGAKPVAALMGVCLSSDPEWDEKFLGGVAAACETYGLPLVGGDTIALPPGAPRIFGLTAIGENHGPVPARSGASAGDQLWLVGTVGDAAAGLALLASDGKAEGPLVEAYRRPVPQLAVGRLLAPLASAMMDVSDGLLIDASRLAEASGLAIHIDLAALPLSRAFIAERGAGRSARIAAATGGDDYALLVALPADIDPLGVSLPAGTIIQRIGTLSNGTGMTLADAGGEVPLPERLGYEHRRA; this is encoded by the coding sequence ATGAATAGCGGCGAAAAAGAGCTGATCGCCCGACTGCGCCGGATCGCGACCGACCCGGCGGCCCGCGGTCTCGCCGACGATGCCGCGGTAATGGGTTCGTTGGTATTGACTCACGACATGATTGCCGAAGGCGTGCATTTCCTCCCCGACGACCCGCCCGCCTCAGTCGGTTGGAAACTGGTTACGGTCAACCTGAGCGACCTTGCGGGAAAGGGCGCGAAGCCCGTCGCGGCTCTGATGGGCGTGTGCCTGTCAAGCGATCCGGAATGGGACGAGAAATTCCTTGGCGGGGTTGCTGCGGCCTGCGAGACCTATGGCCTGCCGCTGGTAGGCGGAGACACAATCGCGCTTCCTCCGGGCGCGCCGCGCATTTTCGGCCTGACTGCCATCGGCGAAAATCATGGCCCCGTGCCGGCCCGCTCGGGCGCCAGCGCCGGCGACCAGCTTTGGCTGGTCGGAACGGTCGGAGACGCCGCAGCGGGCCTCGCGCTTCTAGCCAGCGACGGAAAGGCCGAGGGGCCACTCGTCGAGGCCTATCGCCGGCCCGTTCCCCAGCTTGCGGTGGGGCGGCTTCTGGCGCCCCTTGCCAGCGCCATGATGGACGTGTCCGATGGACTGCTGATCGATGCATCGCGACTGGCCGAGGCGAGCGGCCTTGCAATCCATATCGACCTGGCCGCTCTGCCGCTTTCGCGCGCGTTCATCGCCGAGCGGGGTGCCGGCCGGAGCGCGCGGATCGCGGCGGCCACCGGTGGCGACGATTATGCGCTGCTCGTCGCGCTTCCGGCGGACATCGACCCGTTAGGAGTTTCTTTACCAGCAGGGACGATCATCCAGCGGATCGGCACGCTGTCCAACGGCACGGGAATGACCCTGGCCGATGCGGGCGGCGAAGTGCCGCTACCGGAGCGACTTGGGTATGA